The Podospora pseudocomata strain CBS 415.72m chromosome 3, whole genome shotgun sequence genome window below encodes:
- a CDS encoding hypothetical protein (COG:O; EggNog:ENOG503NYFQ): MMTSIRTLLLASLSLATVSAQDARISWIENAPAWQEESLMHLQISPPESSILQLTFDVYPLTRAVGLNESTEVRDDYRIQGFLTYADDLEAMNNQSIALVSCDSNSSTSLVGELITTAKPRAILLYSIKGNCCALQGSYQDLEGTPYDTLFTMANQEESIAAMNSTRLAGASAAATITGGITAAGPETSAQVPHNGNNSAVAMSILYSITGLITLLFLVIIATGAIRAHRYPERYGPRSGYGGRPRQSRAKGLARAVLETLPIVKFGDPAPAKPDPALELESQTSRSSSEPGIGTRLSAIPEEPKTPRTPKTPKTPKTPAKRQNEGLGTVLESEDDDQPAVNPTIAAPKDANGGDNGTKDGKRISEEHLGCSICTEDFLVGEDVRVLPCDHKFHPPCIDPWLINVSGTCPLCRLDLRPHDEQNPEDPHHLAPPLAGEWNENNAQTTQQHRRKSLRFLDLHRLRHASVEERIEILRRHRSQQQLRESQPPQSSSSGSTTADSEEHHSRRASLADRLRDKFRVHTTTRQDGGDGEMTRTTTTTTTTTAREAGPPPAST, translated from the exons ATGATGACTTCAATACggactctcctcctcgcctccctctcgtTGGCAACCGTCAGCGCTCAGGATGCAAGGATATCTTGGATCGAAAATGCCCCGGCGTGGCAGGAAGAATCGCTGATGCATCTCCAAATCAGCCCACCCGAGAGCTCGATTCTGCAGCTGACATTTGATGTCTACCCGTTGACCCGCGCGGTCGGGTTGAACGAGAGCACAGAAGTCAGAGAC GACTATCGAATCCAAGGCTTTTTAACCTACGCCGATGATCTCGAAGCCATGAACAACCAGTCGATTGCCCTGGTCAGCTGCGACTCCAACAGCTCGACGAGCCTCGTGGGCGAGCTCATCACGACTGCCAAGCCGAGGGCGATATTGCTGTACAGCATCAAGGGGAACTGCTGCGCGCTGCAGGGTTCCTATCAGGACTTGGAAGGGACGCCTTACGATACATTGTTCACCATGGCGAACCAGGAGGAATCCATTGCTGCCATGAACAGCACACGCTTGGCCGGGGCGTCggctgctgccaccatcacTGGCGGCATCACTGCTGCCGGCCCGGAAACGAGTGCCCAAGTACCGCACAATGGGAACAATTCGGCGGTGGCGATGAGCATCCTGTATAGCATCACAGGTCTCATCACGCTCCTCTTTCTCGTTATCATTGCGACGGGCGCTATCAGGGCACATCGATATCCGGAACGATATGGGCCGCGATCGGGTTACGGCGGACGGCCCCGACAAAGTAGGGCAAAGGGGCTGGCGCGCGCGGTGTTGGAGACGCTTCCCATTGTCAAGTTTGGGGATCCGGCACCGGCAAAACCTGATCCAGCCCTCGAGCTCGAGTCCCAAACATCTCGATCGTCATCCGAGCCGGGGATAGGGACCAGATTGTCAGCCATCCCAGAGGAGCCTAAGACGCCCAGGACacccaaaacacccaaaacacccaaaacGCCAGCAAAGCGGCAAAATGAAGGTCTGGGGACAGTCTTGGAGTCTGAAGATGACGACCAACCAGCCGTAAACCCAACAATTGCTGCCCCCAAAGACGCCAATGGTGGCGACAATGGGACCAAGGACGGCAAGCGGATATCAGAGGAGCACCTCGGATGCTCAATCTGCACCGAGGACTTCCTTGTGGGGGAGGACGTACGGGTGCTACCTTGTGACCACAAATTTCACCCGCCGTGTATCGACCCGTGGTTGATCAACGTATCCGGGACTTGTCCACTGTG CCGTCTCGACCTCCGACCCCACGACGAGCAAAACCCAGAAGaccctcatcacctcgcACCACCCTTGGCCGGCGAATGGAATGAGAATAACGCTCAAACGACACAGCAACACCGCCGGAAATCACTACGGTTCCTCGACCTGCACCGCCTCCGGCACGCCTCGGTTGAGGAACGGATTGAAATCTTGAGAAGACACCGATCACAGCAACAGTTGAGAGAGTCTCAACCACCGCAGTCGTCTTCGTCGGGGTCGACGACGGCAGATTCGGAGGAGCATCACAGCCGACGGGCGAGCTTGGCGGATAGGCTGAGGGATAAGTTTAGGGTTCATACCACCACGAggcaggatggtggtgatggggagatgacaaggacgacgacgacgacgacaacaacaacggcaagGGAGGCtggaccaccaccggcctcgACATAA
- a CDS encoding hypothetical protein (COG:O; EggNog:ENOG503NXIM; BUSCO:EOG0926505R), producing the protein MADVPLYVVSDYSSSERRITPSWSIAQLKTKLEPITGIPPSCQHIFLKTSSNDGIPIEASDEEAVYLQSFPLAPYAELQVVDTRPASARPNFTSAVGVEKFELPEEEYEKKTDSVLAWKKAQKLGRFDPNAPTHEQAKIDAIAKEIGARGIAVGKRCRVGGDDTRRGEVKYVGGVKEIPGIGAWVGVQLDEPVGKNDGSVGGTRYWGEESELKRGVFVRAERVEVGDFPVLDDLEDMEEI; encoded by the exons atggCTGACGTCCCGCTCTATGTCGTATCCGACTACTCGTCTTCGGAAAGACGGATCACCCCCTCATGGTCTATCGCTCAGCTCAAGACCAAGTTGGAGCCCATCACCGGCATTCCTCCTTCCTGCCAGCACATCTTCCTCAAGACCTCGTCCAACGATGGGATTCCGATCGAGGCttcggacgaggaggcggtcTATCTGCAAAGCTTTCCGCTAGCGCCATATGCTGAATTGCAA GTTGTCGATACGCGGCCAGCGTCTGCCAGGCCCAATTTCACAAGCGCCGTAGGCGTCGAGAAATTCGAGCTGCCTGAAGAGGAGtacgagaagaagacggacTCGGTCCTCGCATGGAAGAAGGCTCAGAAGCTCGGGCGATTCGACCCGAACGCCCCGACCCATGAGCAGGCCAAGATCGACGCCATCGCCAAAGAGATTGGGGCCCGAGGAATCGCGGTGGGGAAGCGGTGcagagttggtggtgacgataCGAGACGCGGGGAGGTCAAGTACGTGGGGGGTGTCAAGGAGATTCCGGGTATTGGTGCCTGGGTGGGCGTCCAACTGGACGAGCCGGTTGGCAAGAATGACGGCAGCGTGGGAGGTACGCGCTACTGGGGCGAAGAGTCGGAGCTTAAGCGTGGCGTGTTTGTGAGAGCAGAGCGGGTGGAGGTCGGGGACTTTCCTGTTCTGGATGACCTTGAGGACATGGAGGAGATCTGA